The proteins below are encoded in one region of Nitrospira sp.:
- a CDS encoding transposase: MGNRHRSQGVRVKYAFIKAHRHEFDTAVMCRLLDVSRSGFYAWLHHPLSDRAVEDQRLLGLIRASYTASHGIYGAPRIFLDLREAGETCSKHRGARIMRVNHIKARYGYRAPRYARGPTSLLTPNTLQRGFTVPRPNTAWVTDITYVRTWEGWLYLAVVMDLYSRRIVGWSTKPTMARELVLDAVLMAVRRRKPKHTLIHSDQGSQFGSDAWRRFCQAHHLEPSMSRRGNCWDNAVAESFFSSLKKERIKKRIYRTREMATADIYDYIEMFYNRTRRHSHLSGVSPEAFEAALKQAY; the protein is encoded by the coding sequence ATGGGCAATCGGCACCGATCGCAGGGCGTCCGAGTAAAGTATGCGTTCATCAAGGCACATCGTCATGAGTTCGATACGGCCGTCATGTGCCGGCTCCTGGACGTGTCGCGCAGCGGATTCTATGCGTGGTTGCATCACCCTCTATCTGATCGCGCGGTGGAGGATCAGCGGTTGCTCGGTCTGATCCGTGCGTCATATACCGCGAGCCACGGCATCTACGGGGCCCCGCGTATCTTTCTCGATTTGCGCGAAGCGGGTGAGACCTGTAGCAAACATCGGGGCGCGCGAATTATGCGAGTTAATCACATCAAAGCACGGTACGGCTATCGAGCTCCCCGATACGCCAGAGGCCCCACCTCACTCCTGACACCCAATACGCTGCAACGAGGGTTTACCGTCCCCCGGCCGAACACGGCCTGGGTCACCGACATCACGTACGTGCGCACCTGGGAAGGCTGGCTCTATTTGGCCGTCGTGATGGATCTCTACTCCCGCCGCATTGTTGGCTGGTCAACAAAACCCACGATGGCGCGAGAACTCGTGCTGGACGCGGTCCTCATGGCCGTGCGGCGACGCAAGCCAAAGCACACACTGATTCATTCCGATCAAGGCTCGCAGTTTGGCAGCGATGCGTGGCGGCGCTTCTGTCAGGCGCATCATCTAGAGCCCAGTATGAGCCGACGTGGCAACTGCTGGGACAATGCCGTGGCCGAATCGTTTTTTAGCAGCTTGAAGAAGGAACGGATCAAAAAGCGCATCTACAGGACTCGTGAGATGGCCACGGCCGACATCTACGACTACATCGAAATGTTCTATAATCGCACCCGGCGACACAGCCATCTCAGCGGGGTCAGTCCGGAAGCATTTGAAGCCGCGTTGAAACAGGCTTACTAA